Below is a window of Chitinophagaceae bacterium DNA.
CTTTAAATTCAAATTAAAGCCCACCAGACTTGGGTGGCAGCTACAATTAATTTTTTATTACTTCATTCAAAAAAAACAAACTCGATTTCGAATTCGCACCAATCCCGAAGGGATTAAAATAACCCCGTATGAAATGCGGGGCTAATACCCATCAGTCCACCACAACCCGTGGAGCGGGTTGAACTTAAAGTAAATATTCCTCTTTGTATTCAACTCCATGTTCTTTCAGAAGCTCAATGAAATCAGATTTGAAAGAAACTTTTTTGTGGTGTTCTTCCTGGTTTTTGATGTATTCAATCAACCTGTCTTTTTCACTATAAGAGTATGTAAAAGCACCATACCCCTCCTGCCAACCTCCAAAATTTGTAAACAATTGTTTTTCCTTAATATAATCACTGCTTGCCAATTTGATATCTTTCACCAGGTTGGACAATGAAACTGTAGGGTGAATATGTGTTAAAATATGCAAGTGATCTTCTACTC
It encodes the following:
- the tnpA gene encoding IS200/IS605 family transposase is translated as MSTYTQILYQIVFSTKSRERVLFKENRPKLFKYIWGILEKKNCHLYRINGVEDHLHILTHIHPTVSLSNLVKDIKLASSDYIKEKQLFTNFGGWQEGYGAFTYSYSEKDRLIEYIKNQEEHHKKVSFKSDFIELLKEHGVEYKEEYLL